Sequence from the Tripterygium wilfordii isolate XIE 37 chromosome 10, ASM1340144v1, whole genome shotgun sequence genome:
aaatttagagtttttgttaagaGTTTCTACTGTGGATGGCCTAACATATATGAATCCTTCTTCTCATCTTCCATTTTAGGCCTATATATAGGGTTGTCCAAAAAATCATGTCAAATCGATCgattattgtcaaatgtataaTAGTGAGAATCGACCAAAAGACCAAAAAAGCATTTTGGACTtgagttttaatttttaaataattaattgacAATAGACTCTAAATATCTCTTTAGAACCAAGTTGCaagtaaaattatttttaatgaaataaTATGATTTTcacacaataaataaataatttccttAACAAAGTCGTTCagaatcttttcttttcttttttgtcttgaATGCGGAAAGTATAACCACTAAATAgttccaaaaataattttattttgaattcttCTACAATAGTTTAAATTAATTTCAGAGTTTTATGTTGTTTTTAGATTAGATTACAAAGTCACGCTCTTAAATTACTTTAATTTGGGGAAAATAAgacaattcaaaattcaaacatttGAGAATTTGAGAATTTATCTAGTCTAATCTTATGAATGTGTTTTATCTAGTTTAGAAGTCCAacgatgttttttttttttttttttttttttgtctcagagATATTGAGGATTGAATATGAGGCCACAGCTGGATGAATTGTAGCAACACAACACCATAGAAAGAGGTCTAATCAACATGCATATATATCTACCAACAAGAGACGGCTTCGTTGACAATCGATTaagttaggtatatgtgtgtcaaaaattcaatttcaactGCAAATATAGTTATttgtgatatttaaaaaaatgcatatataccTATGCGGTTCATGTTGACCAAATGTAGTATGAATTCATAATAGGGTTACTCTTAACGTGTTAAAACATCACTTGAAAGATTCACTTGATGACACACTTGAAAAGAAATTGGTGGGACAAGCAGCAAGCGCCAACTAAGTCTTGGTCATGTGAGTTGATCCACGTCACACGCACTAAATAATTACACAGTCTTTGTTCTATGGGCGACTCCAAAGAAATTAGTTTATTTTGACAACTTCCCGTCATACCAAATAAACAACccctaaaattaatttttttaattaattttatttgataTATTGTGTTATATAGAATAATTTGTTCAGGTggtgcattattattatttatcttcattatttaattttttttgtctattaTACTAGTTATATACTATCTatactcattttttttttgataaatatattatctataCTCTGTAAGCAaaggtatgtatatataactttGTCCCTCCTTTAACAGATGCTTCTTTCCAAAATcgttttaaataattaaatatttcttaTTTCTTATTTGCTAACTCAATAAAAATAACATGTttacaataattaaaattagGATAATTTAAGTTCATAAAACTATTCGGATCCTAATTTGATTGACGCACTCAACGGTTAAAATGATTAAACAAAATtatcttgttttcttcttttaaataatattgttatttttctaataaattataattagaGGTGACAAAAAATCGGTTATGAGTTGGACAACAACACATGTATACAAAATACAGAAggactacatgtccataattttgatattcataattgtccataatctaggtggcatgagtaGAAGTGTGGAtgaccatttaatacaaaatggtctcttacacttctcctcatgtcacctagattatggataaTTATGGACACATGTTATTttgatacaaaatatttacatgtatgGATCCTAAaccggattggatttcggacgtactcAATTGACCAAACACGGATTGGTTTAAAATCTGGACAAGATTTCTACCCGAACAAAATTTGTGTTTACACCCTAATTTCGGATATATACCTTATATCCAAACTTGGTCTAATTTGAGTCGGACAAATTCGGTTATCAGAACTagacagagttttgtcacccctaattacaacccattttgaattaaataaaattttccataCGACAAATGACTAAATACAAATGATTTATTGGTTGACGACATTATTTTCCACAAGGAAAATTGTTAAATCTCAGAAAAAGAACTCAATTGATTGATGACCTTATTTTCCACAAGGCAAAGAAAATTTGCTTTCGTGATTATCGCCTATAAATCATTTGTCCAAGTCTCTCAGACAAACAATTTATTGGGTAATGATCTTATTTTCCACACGGCAAAGAAAATTTGCTTTTCTTAGGGCCTATAAATCATTTGTCTAATGCAGAACTAAGCCTCACCTTCTACCTAtcctccatttttattttttttcccaacaatTAATTAACCATGATCTTCAAAACAATAGTCTTTCTTTCACACATTGAAGTGCTATTGATTCTGTCATTCGCAACTTCTTCGTTTGCTGTACCCTCCTCAAATATGACTGATGAAGAAGCTCTTGTTGCTTTCAGTTCTGCAATAACATATGAGCCCACCAACACAATCATGGCTAGTAACTGGACCAGAGGAGCCAACTTCTGTGACTGGGTTGGGGTCACTTGTAGCAAACGCAGGCAAAGAGTCGCTGCTCTAAATTTCTACAATATGGGACTTGAAGGTACAATATCCCCTTATGTTGGAAACCTATCCTTCTTGGTTTCGCTCGTTCTTTCTAACAACAGTTTCCATGGTCACATACCATCTGAGCTCGGTCATTTGCGTAGGCTCAAAATACTCCTATTAGAAGTTAATCGATTGGAAGGATCGATACCTTCGAGTTTACACAACTGCTTTAAGCTTGAAGTTGTTTCCGTAGCAGTAAACATGTTAAGTGGTAGCATACCAGGGGAGTTGGGCACTTTAAAAAATCTTCATGAACTCTATCTTGGTGAAAACAATCTTACTGGCACCATCCCAGTTTCCATTGGAAATATGTCGGCGTTAGAGGAATTTATAGTGCCGGATAACATATTCACAGGTTCATTTCCATCATTCATGTTCAACATTTCCTCTATTGAAGCATTTAGTCTCAATGACAATAGCTTCACGGCCTATCTTCCAATTGATATTTGTCTCCACTGGCCTAGACTCGAGGTACTTTACCTTGCTGGCAACCAATTTATAGGTCGAATTCCATCTACTTTACCACGCCATTGCACAGGATTAAGATGGTTGGATCTCTCCAGAAACGAACTGAATGGAAGTGTGCCAACAGAATTCGGGACTTTACAAAAGCTCGAGGTGCTCTCTCTGGAAAAAAATTACTTGACTGGTACAATTCCAACTTGTTTGGGAAATATTTCGAGCCTAGCGAAGTTTTCAATTGCTAGCAACAACATTCGTGGAGGTATTCCTGACGAGTTTACGGAATTGACAAAGTTGGAGGTCCTGAATTTGCAGCACAATCACCTCAGTGGGACCATACCTCGTTCACTCTTCAACATTTCCTCTCTCACAGTTATTTCAATTGTGAACAATAGCATCTCGGGAGATCTTCCACCTAATACAGGGCTTTGGCTTCCGAATCTTGAACGAATGTATCTTTTTAACAATCAAATTGGTGGAAGCATCCCTGCTTATTTATCGAACTCATCGAAATTGTTTTTGTTGGACATATCCTTCAACTTGTTCACTGGACAAATACCTTCAAGTCTTGGGAATTTACCTCGTCTTCGCTTCCTCTATATGGAATACAATAAACTGACCAGAGACCCTGGATTTGAGGAGTTGAGGTTTCTTACTGCATTAACAAGTTGCCGGTTCATTGAAAGGTTGAGCATAGAGAATAATCGTCTTGGTGGTGTCCTACCATATTCCATTGGCAATTTTTCAGATTCTCTTCAAACGATTGATGCTTCCGAAAACCAGATAAAGGGTCCAATTCCTGAATCAATCGGTGCATTAAGAAATTTGAATTATTTGGTGTTAGGAGATAACAATCTCAACGGAACTATTCCACCAACTATTGGCAATTTGCGAAACTTACAGAGGTTGCATATCTATAACACCCAGATTGGAGGCTCTATCCCTGAAGAAATGTGTAATCTAAGAAACCTGGGAGAATTGACACTGGAAGATAACAGGCTCACCGGACCTATTCCACCTTGCATTGGATCACTTAAAGATCTTCAACGGCTAAATCTCAGCAACAACTCATTGACCTCATCAATTCCTGAAAGTTTTTGGAcccttgaaaatctcattttcatGGATTTATCAAGCAACTCCTTAAGTGGGAACCTATCTTCGGAAATGAAAATGTCAAGAGTCGTGGAAGAAATGCATATTTCTCGGAACCAAATCACGGGTAAAATTCCAACTATTCTCGGGACCTTTGAAAGCTTAAATTTCCTTGATCTGTCAAAGAACTCATTGTATGAAACTATTCCTGAGTCACTTGGTAACTTAAAATCACTAGAGTTCTTGGATCTCTCCTACAATAATTTATCTGGTCTTATTCCCAAGTCGCTCGAGTCACTCAATCATCTCAAATATTTGAATCTATCTTACAACGACTTATCAGGAGAGGTCCCAAATGGAGGATTTTTTGCTAATGTTATGGCAGAATCTTTTCTGGCAAATAAGGAGCTTTGCGGAAAATTATTACTAATACCTTGCTCTCGTCAAAATTCCACCACCAAACATATCCTGCTTAAGTACATTGTTCCAACTGTTGCAGCTGTGTTGGTCTTTGTTTGTCTACTATGCATGCTGAGAGCATTCAAACACAAGAACAAAACGAGTACTTTAAGTTCTTCGGAGTCGATACAAATACCTGAGCACAAATTGATTACATATCATGAACTTCGTCATGCTACAAATGACTTCTCTGAAGCCAATCTGCTCGGAATTGGGAGTTATGGTTCGGTCTATATGGGAACAATTTTTGATGGCACAGTTGTTGCTATAAAGGTTCTAAATCCAAAAGCAGATGGTGCATTCAAAAGTTTTGATGCAGAGTGTAAAGTATTGCGAACAACTCGACATAGGAACCTAGTTAAAATCATCACTTCTTGCTCAAATCCTGAGTTTAGAGCTTTGATTATGGAGTATATGTCGAATGGAAGCCTTGAGAAGTGGTTGTACTCCGAAAACCGCAACTTAAATCTCTTTCAACGGATTAACATTATGATTGATGTTGCAACAGCTTTAGATTATCTCCATTATGGTCAGTCAGAGCCGGTCGTACATTGTGATCTAAAGCCCAGCAATATCTTGCTAGATGAAGACATGGTCGCACATGTTGGTGATTTTGGCATAGCGAGAATTCTGCCAAAAGCTGAAGATGCAATGCATACCAAGACGTTAGGCACCATTGGCTATGTTGCACCTGGTAAACTCACTACTCCCTATATATCTAATTAATTAGCTAAATTAATTTGGTAaacttttcaaattacaaattaGTTCTTAGTGAATGATAatcttcttcctcatcattAACTTCTTGACAAGTGGGATCATAATTCAACAGAGTATGGCCTTGAGGGGCGTGTTTCCATAAAGGGTGACATGTACAGTTATGGGATAATGATGTTGGAGATAGTTACTGGGAAGAAACCCACAGATGAAATGTTTATTGGAGAAGTGAGCTTGAGACACTGGGTTAGCACATCATTTCCTAACACGTTGCTGGATGTTGTTGATCATGTTTTAAAGCCAAATGGAAACAATGTCACAGATGTTGACATGATAcaaggttttcttttttccctcttgGAAATGGGTCTCGAGTGTTCAAGAGAAACACCAGAGGAAAGAATCGATGTCAAAGACATAGTTGCCAAGCTTACCCAGATCAAGCTGAAGATTCTACACATCCAAAGATACCGTCCTGTGTTTCTTGCTTCATGAAGGATGCAGAGATGTTAGGTATGCAGATATTCATCTCTCACTCACATTAAGATTTCTCTCATTTTCAGTTATTATCCTCGTCCATCATCTAAAAATCATGACTCAGAATACAACATTAACTCCTAGCTAGCCCATGATGTGCAGGCAATGGAGGAGTGTCTCTCCGGGTGCAGTCAAGTAGTCCAATCTTGTGTGTCCGGGTCCTTAGGCAACATACAGGACATGATGGATTGTACCCAGAAGAGATTTATGATCCAGATTTTACGGTTCAAAATAAAGAAACTAGGAATACATATCCAAAAGTTTACTGTactataatattattataaccCTTGGAATTTTGAATAAATCCGTTGAAACTTGCTTCTCATTTCTGTTGCAATCCAAATCTCAACTTCTTATGCTAATTTCCCTCATTGAGGCATTTCGTCGAACGCCTGGCGTGCTTGGCCACATCACAAGCAAACTAATGATTTGGAGATATGTGTAAGTAGCCAAAATTCAGTAAAACATGCATGTGAAATTCAACTGGGTTGTTAGTTGCTTTGTCATATCAACGGTAGAAACAAAGTTGCATGTAAATCCTAATTTGTATCGATCACCTTCACAATAGCATCACCCCATGGATGTGCTTGTATAATAGTACTGAATTTTTCCTCTTATGAGCAGAATATTCAATACTGAGAGGAGACGTGGGCTTCTGCGGCCAAACAGGGGCCGATCACCCAACTTGGGTTCGTCCTGGTCACGTTGACTGACCGGATTGCGTGTTGATCGACTTTTCTTATGTTGACCGACATCCAATCCTTGCCGATTGGATTGACTATGGGCCAACTTTTCTGACTGGGTTGTGCATGGCATATGTTGGTTGTCATTTGGCTTGGCCGCCCGATGGGCATTGTTTTTGGGCTTGGACTCCGAGTTCATTCACAAGCTTGGTCGCCTATGAGCTTTGTCGGAATTTGGTCATTGTCAATGCTTGACTTGTCTTTTGACCATTTGGATTGGGTTTGGCCGAGATGATTTTTGGCCATTACAAAGTGaactatataatattatatttttaattaggATTTATTAAGATGGGGTGTATTAATAAAATATGAGGTGTATATAATGTTCATCCaacttaaaactaatttcaaattttgagaGAATAGTTCttgataatttgaagaattgtaGTGAAAGGTACCTACAGTCGGTTGGATTTTCTG
This genomic interval carries:
- the LOC120007449 gene encoding receptor kinase-like protein Xa21 isoform X4 — translated: MLSGSIPGELGTLKNLHELYLGENNLTGTIPVSIGNMSALEEFIVPDNIFTGSFPSFMFNISSIEAFSLNDNSFTAYLPIDICLHWPRLEVLYLAGNQFIGRIPSTLPRHCTGLRWLDLSRNELNGSVPTEFGTLQKLEVLSLEKNYLTGTIPTCLGNISSLAKFSIASNNIRGGIPDEFTELTKLEVLNLQHNHLSGTIPRSLFNISSLTVISIVNNSISGDLPPNTGLWLPNLERMYLFNNQIGGSIPAYLSNSSKLFLLDISFNLFTGQIPSSLGNLPRLRFLYMEYNKLTRDPGFEELRFLTALTSCRFIERLSIENNRLGGVLPYSIGNFSDSLQTIDASENQIKGPIPESIGALRNLNYLVLGDNNLNGTIPPTIGNLRNLQRLHIYNTQIGGSIPEEMCNLRNLGELTLEDNRLTGPIPPCIGSLKDLQRLNLSNNSLTSSIPESFWTLENLIFMDLSSNSLSGNLSSEMKMSRVVEEMHISRNQITGKIPTILGTFESLNFLDLSKNSLYETIPESLGNLKSLEFLDLSYNNLSGLIPKSLESLNHLKYLNLSYNDLSGEVPNGGFFANVMAESFLANKELCGKLLLIPCSRQNSTTKHILLKYIVPTVAAVLVFVCLLCMLRAFKHKNKTSTLSSSESIQIPEHKLITYHELRHATNDFSEANLLGIGSYGSVYMGTIFDGTVVAIKVLNPKADGAFKSFDAECKVLRTTRHRNLVKIITSCSNPEFRALIMEYMSNGSLEKWLYSENRNLNLFQRINIMIDVATALDYLHYGQSEPVVHCDLKPSNILLDEDMVAHVGDFGIARILPKAEDAMHTKTLGTIGYVAPEYGLEGRVSIKGDMYSYGIMMLEIVTGKKPTDEMFIGEVSLRHWVSTSFPNTLLDVVDHVLKPNGNNVTDVDMIQGFLFSLLEMGLECSRETPEERIDVKDIVAKLTQIKLKILHIQRYRPVFLAS
- the LOC120007449 gene encoding receptor kinase-like protein Xa21 isoform X3, which codes for MIFKTIVFLSHIEVLLILSFATSSFAVPSSNMTDEEALVAFSSAITYEPTNTIMASNWTRGANFCDWVGVTCSKRRQRVAALNFYNMGLEGTISPYVGNLSFLVSLVLSNNSFHGHIPSELGHLRRLKILLLEVNRLEGSIPSSLHNCFKLEVVSVAVNMLSGSIPGELGTLKNLHELYLGENNLTGTIPVSIGNMSALEEFIVPDNIFTGSFPSFMFNISSIEAFSLNDNSFTAYLPIDICLHWPRLEVLYLAGNQFIGRIPSTLPRHCTGLRWLDLSRNELNGSVPTEFGTLQKLEVLSLEKNYLTGTIPTCLGNISSLAKFSIASNNIRGGIPDEFTELTKLEVLNLQHNHLSGTIPRSLFNISSLTVISIVNNSISGDLPPNTGLWLPNLERMYLFNNQIGGSIPAYLSNSSKLFLLDISFNLFTGQIPSSLGNLPRLRFLYMEYNKLTRDPGFEELRFLTALTSCRFIERLSIENNRLGGVLPYSIGNFSDSLQTIDASENQIKGPIPESIGALRNLNYLVLGDNNLNGTIPPTIGNLRNLQRLHIYNTQIGGSIPEEMCNLRNLGELTLEDNRLTGPIPPCIGSLKDLQRLNLSNNSLTSSIPESFWTLENLIFMDLSSNSLSGNLSSEMKMSRVVEEMHISRNQITAVLVFVCLLCMLRAFKHKNKTSTLSSSESIQIPEHKLITYHELRHATNDFSEANLLGIGSYGSVYMGTIFDGTVVAIKVLNPKADGAFKSFDAECKVLRTTRHRNLVKIITSCSNPEFRALIMEYMSNGSLEKWLYSENRNLNLFQRINIMIDVATALDYLHYGQSEPVVHCDLKPSNILLDEDMVAHVGDFGIARILPKAEDAMHTKTLGTIGYVAPEYGLEGRVSIKGDMYSYGIMMLEIVTGKKPTDEMFIGEVSLRHWVSTSFPNTLLDVVDHVLKPNGNNVTDVDMIQGFLFSLLEMGLECSRETPEERIDVKDIVAKLTQIKLKILHIQRYRPVFLAS
- the LOC120007449 gene encoding LRR receptor-like serine/threonine-protein kinase EFR isoform X2, with protein sequence MIFKTIVFLSHIEVLLILSFATSSFAVPSSNMTDEEALVAFSSAITYEPTNTIMASNWTRGANFCDWVGVTCSKRRQRVAALNFYNMGLEGTISPYVGNLSFLVSLVLSNNSFHGHIPSELGHLRRLKILLLEVNRLEGSIPSSLHNCFKLEVVSVAVNMLSGSIPGELGTLKNLHELYLGENNLTGTIPVSIGNMSALEEFIVPDNIFTGSFPSFMFNISSIEAFSLNDNSFTAYLPIDICLHWPRLEVLYLAGNQFIGRIPSTLPRHCTGLRWLDLSRNELNGSVPTEFGTLQKLEVLSLEKNYLTGTIPTCLGNISSLAKFSIASNNIRGGIPDEFTELTKLEVLNLQHNHLSGTIPRSLFNISSLTVISIVNNSISGDLPPNTGLWLPNLERMYLFNNQIGGSIPAYLSNSSKLFLLDISFNLFTGQIPSSLGNLPRLRFLYMEYNKLTRDPGFEELRFLTALTSCRFIERLSIENNRLGGVLPYSIGNFSDSLQTIDASENQIKGPIPESIGALRNLNYLVLGDNNLNGTIPPTIGNLRNLQRLHIYNTQIGGSIPEEMCNLRNLGELTLEDNRLTGPIPPCIGSLKDLQRLNLSNNSLTSSIPESFWTLENLIFMDLSSNSLSGNLSSEMKMSRVVEEMHISRNQITGKIPTILGTFESLNFLDLSKNSLYETIPESLGNLKSLEFLDLSYNNLSGLIPKSLESLNHLKYLNLSYNDLSGEVPNGGFFANVMAESFLANKELCGKLLLIPCSRQNSTTKHILLKYIVPTVAAVLVFVCLLCMLRAFKHKNKTSTLSSSESIQIPEHKLITYHELRHATNDFSEANLLGIGSYGSVYMGTIFDGTVVAIKVLNPKADGAFKSFDAECKVLRTTRHRNLVKIITSCSNPEFRALIMEYMSNGSLEKWLYSENRNLNLFQRINIMIDVATALDYLHYGQSEPVVHCDLKPSNILLDEDMVAHVGDFGIARILPKAEDAMHTKTLGTIGYVAPVGS
- the LOC120007449 gene encoding probable LRR receptor-like serine/threonine-protein kinase At3g47570 isoform X1; this encodes MIFKTIVFLSHIEVLLILSFATSSFAVPSSNMTDEEALVAFSSAITYEPTNTIMASNWTRGANFCDWVGVTCSKRRQRVAALNFYNMGLEGTISPYVGNLSFLVSLVLSNNSFHGHIPSELGHLRRLKILLLEVNRLEGSIPSSLHNCFKLEVVSVAVNMLSGSIPGELGTLKNLHELYLGENNLTGTIPVSIGNMSALEEFIVPDNIFTGSFPSFMFNISSIEAFSLNDNSFTAYLPIDICLHWPRLEVLYLAGNQFIGRIPSTLPRHCTGLRWLDLSRNELNGSVPTEFGTLQKLEVLSLEKNYLTGTIPTCLGNISSLAKFSIASNNIRGGIPDEFTELTKLEVLNLQHNHLSGTIPRSLFNISSLTVISIVNNSISGDLPPNTGLWLPNLERMYLFNNQIGGSIPAYLSNSSKLFLLDISFNLFTGQIPSSLGNLPRLRFLYMEYNKLTRDPGFEELRFLTALTSCRFIERLSIENNRLGGVLPYSIGNFSDSLQTIDASENQIKGPIPESIGALRNLNYLVLGDNNLNGTIPPTIGNLRNLQRLHIYNTQIGGSIPEEMCNLRNLGELTLEDNRLTGPIPPCIGSLKDLQRLNLSNNSLTSSIPESFWTLENLIFMDLSSNSLSGNLSSEMKMSRVVEEMHISRNQITGKIPTILGTFESLNFLDLSKNSLYETIPESLGNLKSLEFLDLSYNNLSGLIPKSLESLNHLKYLNLSYNDLSGEVPNGGFFANVMAESFLANKELCGKLLLIPCSRQNSTTKHILLKYIVPTVAAVLVFVCLLCMLRAFKHKNKTSTLSSSESIQIPEHKLITYHELRHATNDFSEANLLGIGSYGSVYMGTIFDGTVVAIKVLNPKADGAFKSFDAECKVLRTTRHRNLVKIITSCSNPEFRALIMEYMSNGSLEKWLYSENRNLNLFQRINIMIDVATALDYLHYGQSEPVVHCDLKPSNILLDEDMVAHVGDFGIARILPKAEDAMHTKTLGTIGYVAPEYGLEGRVSIKGDMYSYGIMMLEIVTGKKPTDEMFIGEVSLRHWVSTSFPNTLLDVVDHVLKPNGNNVTDVDMIQGFLFSLLEMGLECSRETPEERIDVKDIVAKLTQIKLKILHIQRYRPVFLAS